The Silene latifolia isolate original U9 population chromosome X, ASM4854445v1, whole genome shotgun sequence genome contains the following window.
tgaaggaggtaactttctttcctGTATTATTTTGGTTTGGCAGTAACATATTTTGGAGAATTTACTTTCTTTGCCTACGCTTCTTtgtagtaaatgattgggtgaatgatcctGATGCCGAGGGATCGGCTGACCGGATAGCATCATTCATGGCATTGCCTGAGGAGGAGAGGGcatggcctgcctgtctggggcaagcttccatgcctcgttttaagaaggccaagttgagtacatataagccagtgaagagcactaaggtttCAGGGGTTTCTTCATCAGGGAGTAAGTTTTTGCTTCCTTTTGTCATTTTGTTTCTTCTATTGGAcatgtgtttatattgctgatttagaacctcgtcgtgcagctaccagggcttctgccaggattgcTAGCTTTGGTTTGTCCCTGGTGAAGACAGGGGTTTCTCGGATTACAGGGGAGAAGTCTAAGAGTAGTGAGGCCACAGGGAGTGATAGTGCTGTTCAGGTTCAGGAACCTGTGCATGGGGTTCAGTTGGCATCGCCTGAGAAGGTTGTGGATGGGAGTGatcgtcctgagaagaggaaaaGAGTGGATGAATCTTCAGGAGGGGTTCACGAGGTCAGGGGGTTAGGGCTCGGCtggatgaggtccagtttgccAAGGAACAAATCCAGGCCCAGGCTTTTatggttgatgatccttatttcAAGTATCAAGAAGAGGATACTTCTGcccgtgctttggctgctatgtaccataccagggactatgctgccaacctgattaccatgcttcaggaggtatgtTTTTTGCCTTGTTTtttgtgggtttttgtgtgtgtttatttgttttctttttttttttgtagcttAGATGGgcattttttttgttagaatgtCAATGATATGCTGAGGGGCGCCTGTCAACTAGAATCAGTCCACAGCCTAAAAAATACCCTGGATTGGGAGGTACAGATTTTGAAAAAAGATGCTGAAAAGTTGAACGCTGAGTTGGAGGTGTCTAAGGCTGAGAATCACTCTTTagaggaggataatgaggcaagGAAGGCTCAGTtggtggtggagtcttctaagctgAAATCTGCTCAGGATGCTCTTAAAGCTCTTCAGGCCAAGTTTGATACTATCCAGGAAGAGTTGAAGGCTGAAAAATAGGCTATGCAAGAGCAGTTGAAGGTGAATGAAGAATTGGCTGTGGAGAGGGATTTGGTTTAGGCTAGGTAAAAAGATGCTGCACtttatttctttggcaagggtcgtgtggatgctatgaaggAGCATGTTGAAGTCAAGCCTTTTTGGAATCCTGGCCAGGAGTTGGCTGATCTCAATACTACTTACCCTGAGCTCTGTAAACTGCATGCTGATGAAGAAGTGGACTCTCCACGAAGGAAACGAGTAGTGATGCTGAAGGGGAAGGAGGTGgagatgatgaagaggaggctgctgatgagggaattggttctgctacagcttccaaggcgggctagtttttgtttttgtgagattttgtGAGATTTTGTGTAGTTTTGCCCTATCCAGGGcgggatgttccctggacaaacagTTGGTTTTGGaatttgtttttgttggttttgggtATTTCCTGAATAAGCAGTTGTTCTTCTTGCCCTGGGAAGGATATATTTCTGGGTAGGTATTTTATTATGGTATAAATATATCATtttcttctcttgattttcttGCTGTGCTTGACTGGTCTTGATTTGTACCTGTAAATAATTCATTTGACGTTTTTCTGTTAgaataatgcctgtcaggagggcttactTTAACAAGTACTCTGGTCTGTTACACCattgtacttgtctttttatgtactgagctcaatttagtttttaggtcaggcaggcaggtgccaaattgTAGAGCATTTTCAGGAATGCTATTCAGGttcactacaacaaataaggtaattggcgaccatataaggcgactgagaacagtcgccatttagaataaagcgactaaggcccgtcgcccgcacttcgtagcAAGGTTTGGTCGCTTTTGGCGACAGGGTttcgtcgccaattttggcgatgAATTTTTAAAGCGGGCGATCGAAatcgtcgccaaaattggcgcATCGTCATTAGTCGCCAATTTAGCGACGCCATTAGTCGCTTTTTAAATATACACGTCATCTCCATATCCTCCAAAATGGCGACGGGTaatggtcgccattttggcgacgtaacttggtcgccattttggcgatcgATTTCGTCGCCAATGGCATCTGTTTTTCGCCGCCAACGCCCCTAAAATTAATTCATGATCAGAGACTTAGCGACGGAATGCCGTCGCTAAAATGCCCGGTGTCCGTCGCCAAAATTACATGTTTTTTGCCTAAAAATCGttttgacctagccaaatacgtaaaacccgcaaataaaccaacacttccaagagagaacacatgggaagccaacacaaccaaacttgataaagaaaatcaagttccatacacacaactacgagtTCTACGAGTTTTGGTCATCTAACATTATCCGGGAATAACTACGAGTTATACTACATAACTACGAGTTCTACTACATAACAgggaaacttgctcccgctccactaccacctccataatcaggatctctaggatcctttggttgcgggcgccacccagtgttgcaattggcgaagaaggagttcatctgttccatttcctccttcatcctccgaatttcagcatctctctcggcatcccgcctctctctctcgGCATCCTGCCTCTCCCTGGCGGCTAATTGAGCTTGGAGCACACTCACGACACTTTgggtataaggttgttgttgggaggaaattgacccccttcttcttgtaggagggtagaaaatctcctttgccgacccggctccatacacatctcctctttggaacccgtcaacaagatcaaaccatagctcattgtcatcaatttccgggttgttcttcctacggacaaggaattgttcctaaaaaattgataaaacattaatggttagaggttacttatctaaaaattgataaaacatatactttaaaaagctaagaaatgtttattttttgacacttacatataactgttgatctttttccttggcgaagatcaacttgcccttgcttgtcttctttgcgtgagtgtcaacaaagagatcaacaatcgtgggtaccttgcccttattcttcttggtcttccggaaaaaaaaaaaaggaaattgttactcaaacatgataattaatgagactaattaaattagaagactattaaattaaaagctaagacaaataacttacatctaacaccacacgatcatgaaaagattgagaccctccataatgagtaggctcaacttccgcgtccttatctcctcctttcatgttgatcttgttccgggccgatgcttccttgaactcaggactgttccggtacttggtatattcctcatatgacgaacctataatcaataaaataacaattattaattaatatattttcaaaatatgtaatgaattttaactaattacgggtattaaaagaaactaaatacctttcatgaaagatggcgccttcttcctcctagacaccttatacatgttgtcccttagcctcttcttgccaatgtcattatacctttgccaaactaggcgctcaaggttggttggccaatagaacacacgctacaaaaagtaaacacatagatgagaaacaaattaataataaggtaaaaagaataaataaattatatttaataaatagatacccggaagttgttgaaccacatctccttatcttcatcactagcgttactccaacaagtaacgccgtgtgtcatgttctcttgggtgctattagtcacaccacgaacaactgtttgacttctaaacctgaaatcaaacatgttaaaaacataattatataggaaaaaaaaaataatgtataattaacatatgtctaaaaaaagtcatttattactaaataaaaaaattacaaaatagaatgaataaaaaattaccaaAGACCATTCGGATCAAGGATCATCCTGTTGTCAGTATGTCGGGGTAtagcaacctcctcctcctcctcactcaccTCCGTAGTAGAACGGTCAACGTCCTCCTCCTGCTCTCGGGAGCTACTACCTCCCTCACTATAGCCTCCGCGCTGCCTACTTTTTCCAGGAGCCATGTGTACTACAATTGAATAAAAAGTGTTAGCAAATATTACaggataattattataagatacaaaaaaataaaacctaataaacaagtataaaagacaaaataaaacgctaataattgtttccaaattttgatatgtatacttttaataccttctcttactcatcatcatcatcatcatcatcctcatcatcttcttcttcttcttcttcttcttcttcttcctcttcctcctcctcttcttcttcttccccctcttctatcccatccctctccttatcattctcttcttcttcctcttctaactcCTCCTCCGCTTCTATCTCATTTGCATAAATAATTTCATCATGATCAACTGGGGACAAAACTGCTTTTACGATCTGacctcttcttggaaaaaagatgtatcaacttctgatcgtgcctttgttttaaaaacggcccaccattgcttttgttgtctatcattacttgtgctcggaagagatgcaaaataaacttgatgagcttgttgtgcaagtataaatgggtcatattgagagtaggttcgagtatgattcacttccacgagtttgtaacgatcatggactctcgttccagctacggaattatccctccattgaatcttgaataagacggttttataactcctatcccggccattgtagcacaactcaaagatatcctctaatatgccataataatcattgccatcaagagaagaaatagtaacgccgtagttgcatttagccttacttttgccatagtcaaatgtttgaaacttaaacccattaattgaatatcgattccacgtcacaacctttcgagaaggacccaaagccaagcttcttatcacatcatcttgaatatttagcttacatacatgcttccgaaaccaggctggaaattgatcctcatgcTTATGCCAAACATCCTCTCTGTTCACATTAGGGTGATCTTTAATGAAATCTGTCACAAATTGAGCTTCATATGGCTCCAAAACCTCACAATTAGATAGTACATATTGGTGGGCACGGTTATACTCCTTGTCATCCAGAAATCTTGTTCCCCCAACTGATGAACACCCTATTTCATCCTGCATTTGGAAACACTTGGGTATACTTGTGTCTAGTTCATCCGCTTCAtcaatattcaagtattttgctttggtctcaatatgtttttcaaaataaagagagcaaaaattggcaatctcttccgttaggtaggcattgcatatagaaccttccacacgagctttattaccaattttttcttcaaatgattaagaaaccttttgaaaggatacatccacctatattggacgggtccaccaactttagcttcatatggcaaatggataggtagatgctccatcgaattgaaaaaagaaggcggaaatatcatctcaagtttacacaaaatttctggtatttggtcttctaaacgactcatgtcctcaactgatatcgtggaggaacataaatctctaaaaaattgacttatttcgtcagaatcgcattccaaacgtagtcgggagtaaatttttaaaagccacgggtaataagcgctccatgaaaacatgacaatcatgacttttcaaccctttcaacttcagttccttcaaatcaacacaacggctcaaatcggatgcatatccatcggaaaacttcaagtttcctatccaatcgcacaatacctttctttgagctttgtcaagagtaaatatggcttttggtttagccccatccttacgaatatgaagtttaggacgatcacaaaatttcttcaattctattcttgaattaatatcatcacgtgtctttccttttacatccataatcgtatgaataagtaactcaaagaagttcttctctatgtgcatcacatccaaattgtgtctgatcaacattgttttccagtagggaagctcccaaaaaatacttcttttaaaccaaccatttttttctttttcaactctttaaactcttcttcagTCCCATCGACAGTTGTTGGCAAATCACGTACTGACCTCCCATATCTCATCCCCTTGAGTCGGCAGGAGCATTGTCACGCACCtccttaccttttaagaaagatttcttgttctctctacgaatatgtccatccggtaagaaacatctatgacaatcaaaccaactaattttttggaattaggaagataaaatgctttactcctatccatgcaataaggacatgcctttcgcccggcggttgcccatcctgatagcataccatatgcgggaaaatcatttatagtccataacaatgaagctcttagttggaaattttgcttcttcgacacatcaaatgtttctacaccaacttcccacaaatacttcagttcctccaccaacggttgtaaataaacatccagatggtttttgggttatcaggaccgggaataagtaaagagaggaaaataaattgtcttttcagacaaagccaaggaggtaagttgtacggcgtggtcattacgggccaacacgagtagtttctaccaaactgaccaaaagggtcaaacccatccgtacacaagccaagtctcacattgcgaggttcctcggcaaaatcgggatataacctatcaaaacgcttccactcctccccgtcactcggatgacacatctttcctggtgtacgaggattttctttgtgccatctcatttggttggcaagatttttcgtggcatacattctttgaagtctaggagctaatggaaaataaattaatgtgttttttgatattggtttctttctctttccactccttttattacccttcttccccttcaaaacaatatttccttcacttgtctcatatctatccctttgacatttcttacatttgtcaagcaaagcatcatctttccaaaaaagcatacatcctttaggacatgcatcaatcttttcatgtggaagttgaagacctttgaccactttcttggtattatagaaatttcgggtcataacattattatcgggtataacatcctcaaccaacgtagcaatactatcaacggctttaaatggcatattatactcacattttaaagaaactatcctggatgcaacttgtaacaatgtcattctactcccctcatataaggtttttcggaagcacttagcatgtcaaaaaaggcttttgctcttgggtttggttgttcttcatcaatcattggtacacggtcgtcattaatgaaatcattagaccgaaaggcatcaagtaccatttctctatatgggttctcattttgttggatttgaggctcttcgggataatatttttctccatgggagatccaattgtagtagtttgtaaaaaaaccatttgtaacaagatgctcttctacttcaatgtcaaataaatattttaagtttttacatttagtacaaggacacctaagtttatgttgttccaaatcatatgaatcttgacatctagcaaattcaataaatccacgaactccctttacaaatctagcgataggacgtttcttcttatctactctttcttcgtacatccagctacgttcagatctcttcattttaatctataagcaatatatagcaaactaaccattttaaataataatatttaatttcaacaaaaaaagcaatggttatctcatcctccattttatgctaatttcaagatttcaattgggtccttatcactccaacctaaacccatcaatgtacgtttcaagtcactagcaaacacacatttgtgaattattaatgagaaaaaaattaaacaattccccttagttctccaaatacacaatgtggaaaagatacatattccacatatgtattcagagaacattggagaaatttgcaaccaaattcttttctcattaataaaatcacaactatgtgtttactacctaagtgacttgaagcgTTACAAAtgatcccaaaatggggactattcaagaattgctcctaatgagtaattcttgagcgggtactaggtcattatatattaaacaagttgtcaaaattataaggcaaatttatacaatcccctaatcaaatgacattactaatttagcaaatttatacatcatgctcattctattcaagaaaaatgctaattaattaacaaaaatgctaattaaattattctaacttaattaatttggttaattatacaagttgtcaaaaatgctaatttctaaccctaactcaaattaattaacaaaaatgctaattaaatcattctaacttaatttggttaattataaggcaaatttatacaatcctaacattatactaccttcataaaactatactaccttcaacaatactacttcaatattactaaaactaagcatcactaatcaaatcacattactaatttaacaaaaaccccaatttctaccttcataaaactatactaccttaTACAATCCCCgaatcaaatcacattactaatttaacaaaaaccccaatttctaaccctaactcaaattaattaacaaaaatgctaattaaattacaactacatacaataataagcatcactaatgtataaattacaactagatactaaataaggatcacaacttaaacaaaatatgaaggattgaagtaattaaatcgatttgagtcaaaaacaaacctttattataaacaaagggtcggtagggatgtagtgtgcggatggcggcggcgagtggtggcgtccggtggtcgttgtagttggtggtggcgtcggaactcttggcgatttttttttttgttttgttgataGATAGAATGAATGAGGGACGGGGTGAGAAGaatctgtcaaaaaaaaaagtaacaggCTATTGGCGACCGTTTttggtcgccaaaatggcgacgggtaatggtcgccaatttggcgactgatttcggtCGCCAAATTGGATAATATTGCGTCGCCCGTGGATTTCATATGGATTTTTGGATAAAAAGGtatagtcgccaaattagcgacggATAGTGGTCGCCCGTGTCTTTTTTcctgtcgccaatttggcgactgtagtATGTCTGTCGCCTTTTTCGTGTTTTCTTGTAGTGgttaggtggagtggccctcaatcctgaatatttgtttaagcctaaaatGCCGCATATAACGAGTGAAAAGAAGTCGTGAAACAAGTTTTCAGTATTAAAAAATGATTGGAATAAGATTCTTAGACAGAGCTAAAAATAATAGGCATGTTTCAGGCAATTTTAACACGTAGTAGGAAATCAGGTATATAGAGTGGGTGGTTTTACCTGCTCCTCAAACATGAAATAactttaagtgggaaatgttccaggatctggggatcatcTCTCCTTCCAAattttgtagcctgtaagctccttgtcctactattgaatcaattaggtatggtccttcccatgtaGGAGCTAGTTTGCCTGTGTTTTTCTCTCTGGCGTTGgggaagacttttcttaggaccaggtctccttccttgaatattctgatgttgacatttttgttgtaacttctggctactgcctgttggtaggaggctatcctgactttggctgcatcccttagttcttcAGTTAGGAGTAGGTTATCTTGTAATAGGGGTCTGTTCTCCTCTATGGTGTTCAAGCTGCTTCTGGTAGTTGgcacattgaccaaataccaggGAATATGGCGTCTGGCCTGTGGCTGTTTTGGGTGTTGTCCTGTCAGCCCACAAAACTAAGGGTAGTTCttctgcccatcttccttttccttctttttagctttttctttaggcagctgattactactttaTTGCATGACtctgcctgaccgttggcttttggatagcctggtgtggatgtgactaggttgatgttccattgtgcacagaagtttgctgttctttttcccacaaattgtgtaccgttgtcacagactatttctgaaggtattccatatctgcatatgatattccgtttgatgaatgatatgacatccttctctttgacttgcctgtaagagtctgcttctatccacttggaaaagtagtcagtcattgctagcatgaaaactttttatCCAGGCGCTTAAGGTAATttgcctactatatccatgccccatttcatgaatggccagggggctgagatggaatgtagtagctctgatggttggtggatataaggggagtggatttggcaggcttcacatttggAGCTGTATGCTATGCAAtcagctctcagggttggccaaaaATAGCCTGTCTTGAGGACTTTGCTTGCCAAGCTtctgccacctttgtgatttccacagtatccatcatgtatatcTTCTTTGACCTGtctggcttcatttggttccaggcaacaTAGGTAAGGTcgagcctgagactttttaaacaatgtgttattgataatggtatacgtggatgctttgattttcagggccctcgCTTCGTTTTTATCTTTAGAGagtatcccctgtaagaaccaatcatagtagggtttGGTCTAAGAGGTTGTGTCTTCTTGAATGGGACAAATTTGatcaggcctttctatggttggttccaacaaGTGGatgatgggtattttatcaaacacagtagggctgaaatttgatcccaggctggctagggcatcagcctgggtatttaagtcccttggtatttggtcaatgtcaaaggttttgaattttttgcaaaggtttttgacatatcctaaataaagcatcatttttgaatcctttgctgcatatactcctttgacttggttggaaattaagagagaatcagtttttaccttgaggtttgctacaccgagttctatacatacctttagtccagcAATCAGGGCTTCATACTCAGCTCCATTATTTGTGGCTTTGAATACATAACTAATAGCCTGTGCagttaggtctccctgtggtgatttcaggactagtcctaggccagtgcctttcatatttgttgctccatctacgtgcagggtccattcctggtctgtcttataggtgtcaaggtgattgacctcttttatgaggtctggttctagggtaggactgaattcagccacgaagtctgctaatgcctgagacttaattgttgtcctgggttcaaaagttatgtcataggtgctaatttgtactgaccattttgccattctgcctgataactcaggctttctcaggatagatttgataggcaggttggttctTATAATAAttgggtggctttcaaaataaggtcgaagtttggtgcaggacattactaaagcaagtacatatttttcaagtaagccatacctggtttctgcatcTAAGAGACTcttgcttacatagtagactggatgctgTGGGCCGTCAATttctttggtcaggactccacttactgctgtctctgtgacagataggtagaccgtcgggggttctcctttgtctggtttggcaagtagtggaggtgtagttaggtatgttttgagctcttggaaggctgtctcatgttcaggcaaccatttgaatgtctTATTTTTCCttagtaggtcatagaatgccttgcaccttactgatgatctggaaatgaatctattcagggctgcaactcgtcctgtcagcttttgaatgtctttgactgacttgggggaTTCCAGTTCCAGTATAGCTTTTATTTGctctgggctggcttctattcctcttttggtcatcatgtaacctaggaatttgccagaagaaactccaaaatggcatttggatggcttaagcttcatattgaattcttccaggatcttgaaGGTTGTTTCCAAGTCCCTGATATGATCTTCAGCCTTctttgatttgaccaccatgtcatcaatatagactttcATTGTgtcccctatttgatctttgaacattgtattgaccaggcgttgatatgttgcccctgcatttttcaggccaaagggcattgctgt
Protein-coding sequences here:
- the LOC141621357 gene encoding uncharacterized protein LOC141621357 → MAPGKSRQRGGYSEGGSSSREQEEDVDRSTTEVSEEEEEVAIPRHTDNRMILDPNGLWFRSQTVVRGVTNSTQENMTHGVTCWSNASDEDKEMWFNNFRRVFYWPTNLERLVWQRYNDIGKKRLRDNMYKVSRRKKAPSFMKGSSYEEYTKYRNSPEFKEASARNKINMKGGDKDAEVEPTHYGGSQSFHDRVVLDTKKNKGKVPTIVDLFVDTHAKKTSKGKLIFAKEKDQQLYEQFLVRRKNNPEIDDNELWFDLVDGFQRGDVYGAGSAKEIFYPPTRRRGSISSQQQPYTQSVVSVLQAQLAARERQDAERERRDAERDAEIRRMKEEMEQMNSFFANCNTGWRPQPKDPRDPDYGGGSGAGASFPVM